From one Eptesicus fuscus isolate TK198812 chromosome 21, DD_ASM_mEF_20220401, whole genome shotgun sequence genomic stretch:
- the LOC129147528 gene encoding zinc finger protein 883-like has protein sequence MYLTSVSFSSGCCCGAENVEAPTEQVSVRVSQARNPRRALSSRKSHPCGSCGPVLRKIFQPVERKETQHSRILLRCGACAKGFYFSAKCDQHQEQHPREKPFLRDVDRISPARGCDVRVSHKPFTCGEQDLFTGSGHLQQQATHTRDRSNEILTSGPSFQSRNGDRMRKESNKAIGSIHAFVQDKSVCPGRQRLVSQECGQGFSEISAFHCHQRAHSGKRRYECGECGECGKSFSRIYYLPSHQRVHTGERPYGCSECGKSFFSRSGLHYHQRFHRGERPYECSECGKSFSCSSALCSHQRLHTGERPYECSECGKSFTGSSGLRSHQRVHTGERPYECSECGKSFFSRSGLHYHQRFHTGERPYECSECGKSFSCSTALRSHQRVHTGERPYECSECGKSFSCSSGLRSHQRVHTEERPYECLACGKSFKNSNGFQYHQRFHTGEKPYECNECGKFFIKIQGLHRHQIVHTGEKPYECNECGKSFSRKEYLRYHQRGHSGIRPYVCRECGKSFTSSTGLHYHQRLHTGEKPYECSECGKFFTSRSGLVHHQRVHTGERPYVCPKCGNSFTSSNGLVGHLRRHTGERP, from the coding sequence ATGTACCTCACCAGCGTTTCCTTTTCttcaggttgctgctgtggagcagagaaTGTGGAGGCCCCGACGGAGCAGGTTTCCGTAAGAGTGTCACAGGCCAGGAATCCCAGGAGAGCCTTGTCTTCCCGGAAGAGCCACCCCTGTGGCAGTTGTGGGCCAGTCTTGAGGAAGATCTTCCAGCCGGTTGAACGGAAGGAAACCCAGCACAGCCGGATACTGTTGAGGTGCGGGGCGTGTGCAAAAGGATTTTATTTCAGTGCAAAATGTGACCAGCACCAGGAGCAGCATCCGAGAGAGAAGCCTTTCCTCAGAGATGTGGACAGGATCTCACCTGCGAGGGGCTGTGATGTTCGCGTGTCACATAAACCTTTTACCTGTGGGGAACAAGACCTGTTTACCGGGTCAGGACACCTACAGCAACAGGCCACTCACACCAGGGATCGATCCAATGAAATCTTGACATCCGGGCCGAGTTTTCAAAGCAGAAATGGTGATCGCATGAGGAAAGAATCTAATAAAGCCATTGGCAGCATCCACGCCTTTGTTCAGGACAAGAGCGTTTGTCCTGGAAGACAGCGTTTAGTGAGCCAGGAATGTGGACAAGGTTTCAGCGAAATTTCCGCTTTTCACTGTCATCAGAGAGCTCACTCCGGAAAAAGACGTTACGAGTGTGGTGAGTGTGGAGAGTGTGGGAAGTCTTTTTCAAGGATCTATTACCTTCCTtctcaccagagagttcacactggagaaaggccttacgggtgcagtgagtgtgggaagtCTTTTTTCAGTCGCTCTGGCCTTCATTACCATCAGAGGTTTCACAGAGGAGAAAGGCCGTATGagtgcagtgagtgtgggaagtCTTTCAGCTGTAGCAGTGCCCTGTGCAGTCATCAGAGActccacactggagaaaggccttatgagtgcagtgagtgtgggaaatcttttactgGTAGTAGCGGCCTCCgtagtcatcagagagttcacactggagaaaggccttatgagtgcagtgagtgtgggaaatcttttttCAGTCGCTCTGGCCTTCATTACCATCAGAGATttcacacaggagaaaggccttatgagtgcagtgagtgtgggaaatctttcAGCTGTAGCACTGCCCTCCGcagtcatcagagagttcacactggagaaaggccttatgagtgcagtgagtgtgggaaatcttttagctGTAGCAGTGGCCTCCGcagtcatcagagagttcacactgaagaaaggccttatgagtgcctTGCATGTGGAAAGTCTTTTAAGAATAGCAATGGCTTCCAATATCATCAGAGgtttcacactggagaaaagccttacgagtgcaatgaatgtgggaaattttTTATCAAAATCCAAGGCCTTCATCGGCATCAGatagttcacactggagaaaagccttacgagtgcaatgaatgtgggaaatctttttcaAGAAAGGAATACCTTCGTTATCATCAGAGAGGTCACAGCGGAATAAGGCCTTATGTGTGccgtgaatgtgggaaatcttttacaagTAGCACTGGCCTCCATTATCATCAGAGattgcacactggagaaaagccttatgagtgcagtgaatgtgggaagttttTTACCAGTAGAAGTGGCCTTGTAcatcaccagagagttcacactggagaaaggccttatgtgTGCCCTAAATGTGGGAACTCTTTTACTAGTAGCAATGGCCTTGTAGGTCATCTGAGAcgtcacactggagaaaggccatga